A window from Cydia strobilella chromosome 9, ilCydStro3.1, whole genome shotgun sequence encodes these proteins:
- the LOC134743938 gene encoding splicing factor 3B subunit 4-like — protein MVGRPRVEAVPLASEAGWLDAAVSRPSLLPARQDGWTPPCRGRPSCQRGRMVGRRRVEAVPLASEAGWLDAAVSRPSLLPARQDGWTPPCRGCPSCQRGRMVGCRHVEAVPLASEAGWLDAAMSRLSLLPQGPHGGGQGAQDGGGQGSVQLSQGRHGPQQPPHGPQQGPPQQGPHGGPQQGGPQQGLQHGPPQHGPPQHGPPQHGPPQHGPPQGPQQGPQPPQQGPQPPQQGTQPPQQGPQPQHGPQQPPHGPQDIMLTSNYLLNKVINVKINNWYNFE, from the exons ATGGTTGGACGCCCCCGTGTCGAGGCCGTCCCTCTTGCCAGCGAAGCAGGATGGTTGGACGCCGCCGTGTCGAGGCCGTCCCTCTTGCCAGCGAGGCAGGATGGTTGGACGCCGCCGTGTCGAGGCCGTCCCTCTTGCCAGCGAGGCAGGATGGTTGGACGCCGCCGTGTCGAGGCCGTCCCTCTTGCCAGCGAGGCAGGATGGTTGGACGCCGCCGTGTCGAGGCCGTCCCTCTTGCCAGCGAGGCAGGATGGTTGGACGCCGCCTTGTCGAGGCTGTCCCTCTTGCCAGCGAGGCAGGATGGTTGGATGCCGCCATGTCGAGGCTGTCCCTCTTGCCAGCGAGGCAGGATGGTTGGACGCCGCCATGTCGAGGCTGTCCCTCTTGCCA CAGGGACCGCACGGTGGAGGGCAGGGCGCGCAGGACGGCGGGGGGCAGGGCTCCGTGCAGTTATCGCAGGGGCGGCACGGCCCGCAGCAGCCCCCACATGGTCCACAGCAAGGTCCGCCACAGCAAGGCCCACACGGCGGCCCGCAGCAAGGCGGGCCACAGCAGGGTTTACAGCACGGCCCGCCGCAGCACGGCCCGCCGCAACACGGCCCGCCGCAGCACGGACCTCCGCAGCACGGCCCTCCGCAGGGGCCACAGCAAGGCCCGCAACCGCCACAGCAAGGTCCACAACCCCCACAGCAAGGCACACAACCCCCACAACAAGGCCCACAGCCGCAGCACGGCCCGCAGCAACCTCCACACGGTCCACAAGACATTATGCTTACTtcaaattatttacttaataaagtaattaatgtaaaaataaataactggtataattttgaataa